In Corylus avellana chromosome ca2, CavTom2PMs-1.0, the following proteins share a genomic window:
- the LOC132171242 gene encoding uncharacterized protein LOC132171242 — translation MDRDVSVPSLDPSLPQLSEGRIPSRRRRFSLLRGELLFRYTSSLYKSDGFDMVSLASLKGQSGTMPHGIISPLSPKCKYSRAICKTVSMRAIDEYQRRRQLRTFFKPQMPPQLEFVKVVKAMSQSCDIQRYFVTFEAKDHADGGKTKTFRTIARWRPPLDDHNFDLLYVREYKEKADKGDQVIHISTASELETQLNAASRTSRLAILYFSDHRCRLYSLLYTSLTAKYPKVVFLQVDIVEGGPQAGGLAADWGVRRCPHFIFFKRGKEVDKFGAISSDGLRSMIAQHLHRRRKRVV, via the exons atggatcGCGATGTTTCTGTCCCTTCCTTGGATCCTTCTCTTCCGCAGCTATCCGAGGGCCGGATACCGAGCCGCAGGAGGAGATTTTCACTGTTGAGGGGCGAATTACTTTTCCGCTACACTTCATCATTGTATAAGAGTGAT GGCTTTGATATGGTCAGTCTGGCGAGCCTGAAGGGCCAGTCTGGCACCATGCCTCATGGTATAATTTCACCACTCAGTCCCAAATGCAAATATTCGCGCGCCATATGCAAAACGGTTTCGATGCGCGCAATCGATGAATACCAAAGGCGTAGACAACTAAGAACTTTCTTCAAg CCTCAAATGCCTCCTCAGCTGGAGTTTGTGAAGGTAGTGAAAGCAATGTCTCAGTCTTGTGATATACAAAGGTATTTTGTAACCTTTGAGGCCAAGGATCATGCTGATGGAGGCAAGACTAAGACCTTTCGTACCATTGCGCGTTGGAGGCCCCCCTTAGATGATCATAATTTTGATCTGTTGTATGTCAGGGAGTATAAGGAGAAAGCAGATAAAG GGGATCAAGTTATTCATATTTCCACTGCTAGTGAACTGGAAACACAGTTGAATGCTGCTTCAAGGACATCTCGCCTGGCAATCCTGTACTTCTCTGATCATCGCTGCCGTTTGTATTCTCTTCTTTACACAAGCTTAACTGCAAAGTACCCGAAagttgttttcttgcaagtAGACATAGTTGAGGGTGGCCCTCAGGCCGGGGGCCTGGCTGCTGACTGGGGTGTTAGGAGGTGTCCGCACTTTATCTTTTTCAAACGTGGCAAGGAGGTGGACAAGTTTGGTGCAATATCCTCAGATGGACTTAGAAGTATGATTGCACAGCACTTGCATAGACGAC GCAAGCGGGTTGTATGA
- the LOC132170621 gene encoding uncharacterized protein LOC132170621 encodes MDRDVSVPASDPALPRLSEGRIPSRRRRFPLLRGELLFRYNSSLYKSDGFDMVSLASLKGQSGTMPHGIISPLSPKCKYSRDICKTVSMRAIDEYERRRQLRTFFKPQMPPQLEFVKVVKAMSQSCDIRRYFVTFEAKDHADGGKTKTFRTIARWRPPLDDHNFDLLYVREYKEKEDKGDQVIHISTASELETQLNAASRTSRLAILYFSDHRCRLYSLLYTSLPAKYPKVVFLQVDIVEGGPQAGGLAADWGVRRCPHFIFFKRGKEVDKFGAISSDGLRSMIAQHLHRRRKRVV; translated from the exons atggatcGCGATGTTTCTGTCCCTGCCTCGGATCCTGCTCTTCCGCGGCTATCCGAGGGCCGGATACCGAGCCGCAGGCGTAGATTTCCACTGTTGAGGGGCGAATTACTTTTCCGCTACAATTCATCATTGTATAAAAGTGAT GGCTTTGATATGGTCAGTCTGGCGAGCCTGAAGGGCCAGTCTGGCACCATGCCTCATGGTATAATTTCACCACTCAGTCCCAAGTGCAAATATTCGCGCGACATATGCAAAACGGTTTCGATGCGCGCAATCGATGAATACGAAAGGCGTAGACAACTAAGAACTTTCTTCAAg CCTCAAATGCCTCCTCAGCTGGAGTTTGTGAAGGTAGTGAAAGCAATGTCTCAGTCTTGTGATATACGCAGGTATTTTGTAACCTTTGAGGCCAAGGATCATGCTGATGGAGGCAAGACTAAGACCTTTCGAACCATTGCGCGTTGGAGGCCCCCCTTAGATGATCATAATTTTGATCTGTTGTATGTCAGGGAGTATAAGGAGAAAGAAGATAAAG GGGATCAAGTTATTCATATTTCCACTGCTAGTGAACTGGAAACACAGTTGAATGCTGCTTCAAGGACATCTCGCCTGGCAATCCTGTACTTCTCTGATCATCGCTGCCGTTTGTATTCTCTTCTTTACACAAGCTTACCTGCAAAGTACCCGAAagttgttttcttgcaagtAGACATAGTTGAGGGTGGCCCTCAGGCCGGGGGCCTGGCTGCTGACTGGGGTGTTAGGAGGTGTCCGCACTTTATCTTTTTCAAACGTGGCAAGGAGGTGGACAAGTTTGGTGCAATATCCTCAGATGGACTTAGAAGTATGATTGCACAGCACTTGCATAGACGAC GCAAGCGGGTTGTATGA